The sequence tattcagggcccttcaacgtacatttgatctgggattaggctccatatttagttttaggattgactggtgtgcaaaagagtgcttcagtctaaccttattaaatcgtggaaacCTGTATCTCGagatttgatggtaacaattcatattcactATTCAAAACATGGTttggggtcagagacgatggtgtgttagccagccttattatgttattatgataggctgattcatagaattTCTCAAGAGGTTGACCTACAAtctttgtaaaaataaaaaatatatattaaaaaatatatactccagcaacttgataaaaaatcttcaaaattagcaggaattacaattcaagtgtaaacctttttaatgcggCAGCAAATtgttcaaaacttaaacaggaattagaATTACTGTATATAacgtatatagtatataaacataaaattgaacaGATCGGCCCATTTGTCacagatatccgatccagctatttgagtcagtatcggcactttatccgatccggtatcggtgcatccttatttaaaacaaaacaaaacataaaagaaacacaagacaaaacataaaaaaatgtgtgtaaaaatgATGTATTAAGGTAACaaggtttatgtgtgtgttgaatgTCGGGTTGCTGTAAGGTGTACAGCAGTCAGCACTCATTCTGGTGGTGTTGGGCTTTATACTGTGGTGTTCATTCACCACCTGGAGGTTTTTCCTAAACATCTCTATCTGTAGATGTCCTGAAAGGACGGGAAAGAGTCCCAGTTGGTCCCCTCAGCTGTCCTCGGTGTTCAGCTGAAGGGGCTTACCAAAGGGCTTCCCTTATCAAATAGTGACAGCTGTTCAGGTCACGCTGAGGATCATGAGGTGGGAAGGCATCCTCTAGTGAGCCCTCTTGGTCAGATTGTTTGTTGTTCCAGGAGAGGAACATCTGGAATTCACTACAGTGAATGGGGAAAATTGGGTGTCACTTGCTCAACAGTCTTTTGTCAGACCTCAAAACACTTCACACTGCTTTTCTCTGCTTCTCAATGTTAGAGCTATGACGTGAGAAGGACTATCATCTTCTGTCTTCTTTATCTCTCTGTCCAGCTGTGCTATCAGTAGAGTTGTGTTTGACACATTTgccacacactgacacactaatGGGCTGTAGCTGTAGTTTCCATGCAAGTCACTGGTTTAAATGAAAAGTGATGCAACTGTTTGTAAAATAGATAGTTGAGCTTGTCATGATGACTCTAATGTGCTggttttttactttgtttacagGAGTACACGTGTCCAAGATGTGATTCAGGGTTTATTGAGGAACTGCTGGAGGAGAGAAGGTGtgtataaattgtatattaaaTACAGTTTTCCTAATCAAGGCAGCATTTATTATGACTGTTGTTCTGTAACTATTAGAGAGTTACGAGGAGACTGCCACCCTTCTTTATGGATAATGAAATTCCTCAAATAgtctttctaaaaaaaaatatttttttctttatatctgGGTCTTATCTTCATTTTTGGCCATCATTCCTAACAGTTATGTTACTCACCAACATACACTGACCAGAGTCATATTCCTTACAAATACTTggccaataaagctgattctgaaCATACAGTAGCTGACATTTAGTATTAAGGCACACTTCAAAACTTTGTTTTACACCAGCTCCTATGAGGGCTAGCAACACAAACTTCGACCCTGTTCTTACTGCCACTAATTGAATCAACATGACACTGTCTCTGCCTCCATACATGAGGGCTCAAAGTTAAGGGAGTCCTGTTGTCCCGGGTACTGAAAGAAATGATCTGGGTcgatacaaaatacattttgggaCGGAAGGTAGACGTAGCCTATATAAAAAtaagggctgtcccgaataccattttttgggcttcgaagttTCGGTGAAtaatattcgaagcttcgcggcgCAGATAttcttctgtctccatctcccccgttacATTGTTGGGGACACGCCGCTGCCTCattactgtatacacacactcacacacacctctacgcacaacaaacagcaatatccttctgagaataataataataatgaatgttgaatatgaataatgataatgtgggattattccttgtTTCATGGGGTATTTGAGgatatatactttattattacatacttgtgGTCTTACTTGGTCAGCTTATTGTTGCATTACTCTACTTTATCCTTTTTTTCAACTATTATCACAATATTTCAAGGTGTTACAGTTAAATTTGGGATCACAGCTGTGTCATTTCATGTGATATCAGAGGGTGTAGGTCGAGGATGAGGGGAAGAAATAAGACACAGAAAAACTTGATATCATAATTGATGGAAACTATGATGCatggtggaaaaaaaatttaGTATTCCTTTAACGTTACTGAGTCATAACTTTGTCAACTACTTGTTTCCTGTTGAGTGCTGACAATGGCTCCATGTCCACCATCTCCAGCGGGCCCCAGAACCAGCAACCATTTGAGGTATCTAaccttttatttttctctaatCTCTATCACACAACATCTTTCTGTGTCCTACTACACTGTTGCATAATGCTGTCAGAATTTCCTAAAATAGTTTCCATTGGCATTTTTTGCTGATTTAGTATAGAAGTCACCTCAGCGTTTCCACTTCTGCTTTTGCAACAGATGTCAGTCTCGCTGTTTTTAACTTTACCCAAAGATGAGTAACATTTTTAGGCTGATATGTAGTTTATGTGCTGCAGGATGACTTTTTACTGAAACATACTGGGGCTGCGATGATGCCGTTACCTCCGTAAACAGGGATATTCTGTATGCCAGCATGCATTTTCCATTGGGTTGAAATTTGACCTGACAGTCAACAAAACTCTCAATGCTTCAGGTGTGTTATGTTGACAATAAATAGCTACTGGTATGTCGAGAAATCGCAAAGCTTCACTTGTTTCTACCGTCAAGATTACTCACGtttttcatctgtttttctCCCCAGAATGCGGACCAGCACTTGTTTACATTCCCTTCTGGCTACGGTCAGTTCGCCCTCGGCGTCTTTGACGACCGCTTCGACTTCGGGGCCGGACTGGGAACAGAGGATAACAGGGATGCTGAAAACAGGCGAGAAAGGGAAACGGCATCACGGCAACGATACGGTGCCAGGCAACCGAGAAGTCGTCATGGTTCAAGGCGACAAGCAGGGAGGCATGAGGGAGTTCCCACTTTAGAGGGGTAAGGAGCACAGACTGGGACTTGTGAGTCATAAATGAAGCACGAGTGGGACTTCAGTAGTTCCTTCATAGCGGCTCACTTTTTCTCATGTCTCCCTCAATACATCTGTATCATGGCTGTATCTTCTCTTTTGTAGAATCATTCAGCAGCTAGTGAATGGAATAATTGCACCCACAGCAATGCCAAATATTGGTGTTGGACCCTGGTGAGTGTGTGGAACAGAGCTGTATTTAACCAGAAAACTAATTCTCAACACAATAAAAGTGTCTAGGTGTCTCCTAATTgctcaaatgtttgttttcctaaAGGGGTGTTCTTCACTCAAATCCTATGGATTATGCCTGGGGTGCTAATGGACTAGATGCTATTATAACTCAGGTATTTATCAGAAAccttcaaatgtttttacactGATTATTACTGTGCTTATTCAAAAAGATTTTAATCTTTTGGATTAAACattttagatgttttaaaagaaaatatgcaGTAATGTGCAgttaatttaatttcttttctctcttttttctctcgtCTTTAGTTATTGAACCAATTTGAGAACACGGGACCGCCGCCCGCTGATAGGGATAAAATAAAAACTCTTCCTACAGTACAAGTTACAGAAGGACACGTTGGTAAGTTAATACATAATCAAGTGTAATAGAATGTTTTATCgttggttttcttttttcttcttataTCTTAGATAGACTATTCTTTGCAAACTTGGACAGCAGCATACTTTTCTTTACAACAGATGCTTGCTGTGCTGTTATTACACTGTTGTGTAACTGTAATGCAAGTGACAGTGACATTATAGCCAAACTAGCTGGCTACATTGGGCTTCAGTTTTTGAACATTATAAGAATGTTTCATTTGCAGCATCTCACCAGAGACTTgagtttagggctgcaactatccattattttcattatcgattaatctgacgattatttcctagattaatcgattaatcgtttggtctataaaatgtcagaaaatggtagaaaaaaaaaatgtccatcccagtttctcaaagtttAAGTTGACGTCTTttaaatgtctcgttttgtcagtccaaaaccaaaagatattcagtttaatatgatataaaacagagaaaagcaggaaatctccatatttgagctgctgaaacagcattttctgacacttttacatgaaaaattactttaacgattaatcgattagcaaATTAGTTGATACTAATCGAATAGTCGACTAATCATTGCAGTTCTCTAATCAGTTAATAATTCAAGTGGCATGATTCTATTAAAAAAATGCTGGTGACAGATAACTCGAACAGTGCACATATTTGATAATCAACCACAAGACACGTCTTTAGTTTTATTGAAATCATCATCTGACAATTGGTAGACAGCATCTTTTCCATATTCAGCAGACATATTTTGCATCATAATGTCCCCTCCTTATCTGCTGGTTTTATGATTATCCTTGTCACTTAACATCCATCACATCAGGTTTTAGAGAGCTGGTTGTGCAACTGCCAATTTGCATATAGCTAAAGGCAAGTCAGACCAGTAGCATAGCATCCAACCCTCTTTctgaaaacaaaacttttggtATCCCGTCTCATTTTAAACTTTACTGAGGCTGTTGATGAATGTGTTTTCTAAAATAACATTAATGGTtcataatgtaatgtaactgtTTGTAAACCTCTCATCCAAACCCACTTGACAGATcatatttaatacatttgtttacattttgaacacgtTCTGTCTTTCAGCTTCAGGACTGGAATGTCCAGTGTGTAAAGAAGATTACAGTGTTGGAGAAAATGTGAGGCAGCTCCCATGCAATCACATGTTCCACAATGATTGCATAGTCCCCTGGCTGGAACAGGTATTAAACATCAGCTATCTAATAGCAGGGCTCTAGACTGCGACTAAAATGATCGCATATGCAACCTTTTTTTCGGAGTGTGCGAGTAAAAATTTTACCTAGTCCTATTTTGCGAGTGCATGATCATTACTattttggtaacaaggtaagaGCGTTGCAGATGAAAGCAGTCCTTTGTGTTCCTCACTGgcgcagcctctctctctcctctcctgcactCTCTTCTGTGGAAACCTTCGATGATGAAAATGACTGCACGTTTTGTGTAGCGCACCGTTATAATTAAACCTCcatgacaacataaacacacacacatacacactgtatgCGCCCGATCCGTcccgcacgtacacacacacattacatatACCGCAGGCCTCTGATCTCAGGAGCTGCAGCGTCAACGGGGAATTATTCTCAAGTCAGTGAGTTCAACTTTCTAGTAGTTAccagtaacgttacagttagctaacgttagactgtctgatgttaacggtaacgttacagttTACGAGCCAGCAGCCGACGTTTGCAATCACAGTGAGTGAGCTGATGATAACGTCACGTTACCGAGGAGTCAAAACTCCGCCACAGCTCAAATCctgttactgatgttaaccaCTTATTTACTTACTGACTCCTCTCTTTGTCCTCTTTGGGTAACAAGGCTGCAATGAATGAATTGTGTCCATACCAACATGCTCCGTCTCTCCTCATGACAGCAGcatctccagcagctcctctaaCTTTAGAGcgcagctagcagggccggtccGAACTTTTTGGGGGCCCtatgcaaaatcttgtttttcgaacaaatgctatttttttcacagcaatataaaatggataatagaaagggaattatgattatacatattatatttaaataatcacaattaataattatgtttttatgcaaataaccactacagaTGGCAATAACAAACCACAGTTAAtggaaaaaagttaatttcagaccctgctcacGCGCATCACACACTGCAGGGCGCCAAAGTTTCGCTGTTCACCAAAATGAAGCGGTCTATcgttgattatttaaaaaaaacaaatgaggagagaggaggaagctggTGGTGAGGGAGAGTCTAACAGAGGTGCCGACTCAGACCCCACCGATAATGAATGTGCAACAGGCACGGAGAGACCGGCTGACAGACGGGAAGAAAAAGAAGTACCACTTTCAGCCACAATGGCTAACACAGTACCCGTGGTTACGGTACGAGGGAAACACTgtgctgtgtttttattgtagGCAATGTGGTCCATCCGTTGCAGGCAACCCTAAACTTGTTAGTTAAACTTTTTTGCAAATATCAAGTTTCGAAGCATTTTCAATGTTTCACTGGGGTATGTAAATTAAGACAACTATTTATTAGCATGCAAAGTCATTGATTAATACCATGCTGTAACCCAAAAAAAAGGGTGCGACCAAATCATGTGCTTGTGCGACCAACTGAGAAAGTTGGTAGCACCAGTGCTACCAGTGGAAAAGTTAGTCTAGAGCCCTGAATAGTCTTCccacttaaagggtaactttttcAGCCTgcaccctattttcccatgtttttgagtctaactgactaatagcaacaacaatttctgaagttggtccagtattgagggagagcgctgtagacggcagctgctcatgAGCTGCAATGTGATGCCagtggggcaagctggcaccgtcatttacgtccactataagtgcttgtttttaccatgacaggctctgattgttattataatgtcTGACcggaagtctcgttctgaattCTCAGTAGATGACGTGTTGAACGGTGGAATAGTgaaatacatccatggtgaaAACGTGGAAATGAGTCCCAACCGGGCAGaatttgttgtgttggagtacagaaagcatagcttagaccctgttcagacctggcattaacatgcgtcgtcagtgatcggatcacaagtggaaaGCTTTAAGGATGTCTGTTCACACCTTGcatccagtgaccacttgtgaccCGATTTTGAagcggattacgtttgtcttttacgtatcacaaataccttTACCTTTACGCAGCACAACGAGCGACGttcagagcaggtgacgtagtatatcgagcgaAAGTGAAGGAAAATACgttgaataaaaatgttattgaaTAATAACTGGTATAACAATCGAGAAAGTTCACTGCTGacaggcaggaggggaggtggatgtgtccaacaaacaccagacttccCCCCCAtaagaccgctgttcgtgtctcgtgtgaaacatAGTAATTTCTTGCGTTTTCGTTTTGTAATTTTAAGCcgaaccatgatgtttttttactaaacctaaccaagtagttttgttgcgttaatcacgtgtttaaaactgcgaccgtaatccctcaaaatgtattttggttatgcagtttagttgtatgggaacgtaattttgtgggAGAGAGGGTtggtcagtggcaaaaacaagcacttttagtgaacgcaACATTTGACGCTGCTCTCTTGCACTCGCAGCTCGTTGCAGCggtctccctcaatactggatcaattttcagacacaaagacaagtgaaaataaggtccaggttgaaaaatacccaagttaccctttaaatgtTCACCATTTGCTATCTGAAACTTCACAATGGTGAAGCATCAGCAATGACCCTTAAagagctttttgtttttaccactCTTTCTCTCCAGCATGACACGTGTCCAGTGTGCAGGAAAAGCTTGAGTGGACAGAACACAGCAACGAACCCTCCAGAACTATCAGGGATGAACTttacctcttcctcttcctcctcctcggcctcctcatcttcctccaccCCTCAGTCCTCAAGTTCGACCAGCAATGAGAACTCCACTGATAACTCCTAGAGGACCATTTGTCCTTATCACCCTACGAGCTGTTTATAGCTCCTAGGCTGCTGTCTCTCCCCGCTGGAGGGTAGAGACCCGAGTGCATCTCGCCAGGAGCACTCGAGCCTGATTCAGGGGTAAGTGATACGTGACGTCCGTGTGTTTCTGCCCGTCCTGTTGCTCCCACCTTCATCAGGGATCTGAACAAAGGAAGGGCGGAGGCCTGGAGCGCAGCTTCTGTCAGGCAGGACGTGGAGAAGCAACTTCAAGAGGCTCCATCTGCCTGAATCACCTCACacaggaagagaaaacaaaggaaTCCAAAGGTAGAAGACTCGGGATAACAAGACAGTcgctgttattattttttttttatctccagaCTTGTATGATTTAAAAACCCACTTTTGCCAATGAAGCAAAAAGAATTGTACAGTTATTCCTTTTTGTGCTGTTTGGATAATGATGTGGATAATCATTACTAAATTACACACATAAGGATTTTGTTATGTTCTCTGCAAACCTAAAACACTTAAGAACATTCAGTG comes from Sebastes fasciatus isolate fSebFas1 chromosome 5, fSebFas1.pri, whole genome shotgun sequence and encodes:
- the LOC141767934 gene encoding E3 ubiquitin-protein ligase RNF126-like isoform X2 — encoded protein: MAEAPPWPSRFFCHRCSAEISPRLPEYTCPRCDSGFIEELLEERSGPQNQQPFENADQHLFTFPSGYGQFALGVFDDRFDFGAGLGTEDNRDAENRRERETASRQRYGARQPRSRHGSRRQAGRHEGVPTLEGIIQQLVNGIIAPTAMPNIGVGPWGVLHSNPMDYAWGANGLDAIITQLLNQFENTGPPPADRDKIKTLPTVQVTEGHVASGLECPVCKEDYSVGENVRQLPCNHMFHNDCIVPWLEQHDTCPVCRKSLSGQNTATNPPELSGMNFTSSSSSSSASSSSSTPQSSSSTSNENSTDNS
- the LOC141767934 gene encoding E3 ubiquitin-protein ligase RNF126-like isoform X1 produces the protein MAEAPPWPSRFFCHRCSAEISPRLPEYTCPRCDSGFIEELLEERSADNGSMSTISSGPQNQQPFENADQHLFTFPSGYGQFALGVFDDRFDFGAGLGTEDNRDAENRRERETASRQRYGARQPRSRHGSRRQAGRHEGVPTLEGIIQQLVNGIIAPTAMPNIGVGPWGVLHSNPMDYAWGANGLDAIITQLLNQFENTGPPPADRDKIKTLPTVQVTEGHVASGLECPVCKEDYSVGENVRQLPCNHMFHNDCIVPWLEQHDTCPVCRKSLSGQNTATNPPELSGMNFTSSSSSSSASSSSSTPQSSSSTSNENSTDNS